TGGGAGTGGTAAGATCATCAGTCTCCGGGAACCGGATGGTGTTACTCTGGGCGCCGGCGATATCCCTCACTTTCGCATAGAAGGTGTGGGCACCGACCTCAAGATTCGTTACCGTTACACTGGAGTTCAACGCTGCGTCCAGCCAGTGCCAGCATGTGGCACAGGTATCATCCACAGCGTAGAAAACATCGGGCACCGTCTCGATGCCGTCCTCGTCTTCGATATCCCAGACAAACGTCCGCGTAGGGAAGGTGAAATTGGTATCGCCGGGATCGTTCACCAGCGGGTTGCTCCTGTACCTGAAACCGATCTGGGGTGCCGAGTTTCGTACGGGGATCACCAACCGGGCCGCCGTTGAGTCCGTGAGGCTGTCGTTATCCACGGCCACCACTTCAAAGGTGAATACATCCATCTCCGTCTTGAGAGGCAGGAAGAAGAGACCTGACTCCTTCGTGGTGAATGTCCACCCGTCATTCACATTCCATTTGTATTGATACCCAATAACGTGTCCGTCTGAATCTTCACCCCACCAGTTGAGGTTCTGTTTGCTCGTGGTTATGGTTGTAAACGCGTTGCCGAGGGTGTCCCACAGATAGTCCGGGTCGGGCGCTTCATCCATAGAATAGACCCAGGCAGTATCGAGATAGCTTTCGCCGGTGACGGGATCTGTTTTCTCTTCCACTGACCCGATGCGGGCATAGAGCGTCTCCCCCGCTATCAGTGTGAGGTATGTTTCGGGTGCACGGTTTGAAATGGGTGCCGATGGATCGGCGTACTCCCAGAGATCGCAACTCAGTGTAAGAACCGCGACTGCTAGAATCGGCGAGAGTTTTCTCAAGTTACATAGTAAATGCGGGGCCCCGGTGAACCGGAGCCCCACACAACTTACTTTATCTGACCAGCGTCATCTTCTTATGATCGATGAAATCGCCAGCCTTAACTCGGTACATGTAAACGCCTGAGCTCACAAGCTGACCGAGATCATCCGTACCATCCCAGTTGATCACATGAAATCCGGGATCGAACGTCTTTTTTGACAGCGTCCGAACCTTGAAACCACGGATGTCGTAGATCACGACATCGACCTGTTGGCGTTCCGCAATCTCGAACCGGATCCGTGTGGACGGGTTGAACGGGTTGGGGAAGTTCTGGTACAGCTTGTAGGTGTACGGTGTGATGTCCTTTTCAACATCGGCTGTCACCACGCCAAGATCTGCTTCATCTCTTACCTGGATCTTGTAGGTGCCGAAGCTGAAGTTGAAAACACCAGCCACATAGTCCACCTGCTGGAACTGCTTCAACGCCTCGAGTTCGGCGTCCCCGGCAGGGGTTGCCATATCATCATCCATGAGGCAGAGACCCTCGGTCTCATCCCAGATGGACCAGTCATACGAGTTGATGGAGACGACCATGGGATCTTCCACGGTGACGACCACACCTTCGTAAGACTCAACCTCATCGGCGTCCTGCGAAAGATCGGCGCTCTTCACGAGCAGTGATGTGATGCTGCCCCCGGTTGAAACCTTTGTCACTTCCGTCGCTTCGATCATGGTGTTGTTGTCGTACTTGAAGTGATAGGAGGGGTTATACTCCTCAACTGTGCCGGTGACGCTGATGCTGTCCCCTCGTGAGAGGACTTCAGTGCCATCGTAGTTGAAGATGATTCCGTTCCACGGCGCGCTCGTCGCCTGCATGGCGTAGCCGCCGTACCCGGCGTTGTTCTGAGCTGTATCAGCAGTGACAATGCCTGCAACGGTCACTGCGCATCCGGCGAAAGGAGAATCACCTCCCGACCATTTGGTGTACTGAAGGTCGTAAATGGTCAGATTGCCCGTCTTGGTAACATAGCTGTACTGTTGCACCGCTGTATCACTGGGGAGGGTCGCGGACATGGCCGAGTTTTGGCCATCGCCATCATCGGTTGCCTTCACGTAATAGTGGACCCTCGCCCCATCCGTGCTCGTGGCGGGGATGGTGCCTGTGTAGGTGGTACCGGACGTGTTCGTCATGGCCACTGACTGATACGAACCTGCATCGACAGCGTAGTAGATCTCTGCCGATGTAATAGTCGAGTTATCGCTAATGGACACCGTGACTGTCACGGTGGAATCCGGTTTTGGCACGCAAGGTGACCGGCTGTAGTCCTTGATGGCGGGAGGGCCGCCGCTGATGACGATATCTGCAGGATAGAGCGGCTCCAGCTTATAAGCCGTGGAATCGCTGTTGCTGCCGTAGTGGTGGTAGACCCAACCTTGGATGGAATCCACGAGTGTACCAACAGGCGGTCTGCCGTTTTCTTCTTGCCATGCCGCGATCTCGCCCGAATCGTCATCGATCCTCACGGAACCAGAGCCGTCATCCACAGCCCATTCACCGTAAGAAAGATCGTTGTTGGTTACCGTCGCTCCCTTCACGCGGACAATCACCGTGCCCCACTGTTCAGCCTCTGTGGGCCACCGGAGGTCACCGGTTTCCACCACCTCAACGGGCGGTGTGTCCAGACCGGTGTCCAGGATTTCGATGGGCTCCGTAATGAACAGTTCAGTCATGTTGGCTGGACCTGTGGAATACTCAGCGATGTATCCCGTCGCCCGCACGTGATCCCCTTCATAGAGCACAGGGAATGCCGTGCTGTCGGGATCGTACGAAAGAATGGAGCTCCACGGTCCGCCGTTAACATCCTGATAGATGAACTTAATACCGGCACCAGCATAGCTGAGACCCGTAGGCATGGTGACGATCCCTTCGATGCTTACCGTATCCCCAGTCATATAGGAAAAATCCGACTCCTCATC
The Candidatus Neomarinimicrobiota bacterium DNA segment above includes these coding regions:
- a CDS encoding T9SS type A sorting domain-containing protein, yielding MVRVVDAVVDSADLGYGEWSVADTSGIVRLDDVMAYYYTPADGDSLEEVVGVLDYSFDNFKILPRLANDVVELGNTRIQRIQQVLYSDLIKAGTDEESDFSYMTGDTVSIEGIVTMPTGLSYAGAGIKFIYQDVNGGPWSSILSYDPDSTAFPVLYEGDHVRATGYIAEYSTGPANMTELFITEPIEILDTGLDTPPVEVVETGDLRWPTEAEQWGTVIVRVKGATVTNNDLSYGEWAVDDGSGSVRIDDDSGEIAAWQEENGRPPVGTLVDSIQGWVYHHYGSNSDSTAYKLEPLYPADIVISGGPPAIKDYSRSPCVPKPDSTVTVTVSISDNSTITSAEIYYAVDAGSYQSVAMTNTSGTTYTGTIPATSTDGARVHYYVKATDDGDGQNSAMSATLPSDTAVQQYSYVTKTGNLTIYDLQYTKWSGGDSPFAGCAVTVAGIVTADTAQNNAGYGGYAMQATSAPWNGIIFNYDGTEVLSRGDSISVTGTVEEYNPSYHFKYDNNTMIEATEVTKVSTGGSITSLLVKSADLSQDADEVESYEGVVVTVEDPMVVSINSYDWSIWDETEGLCLMDDDMATPAGDAELEALKQFQQVDYVAGVFNFSFGTYKIQVRDEADLGVVTADVEKDITPYTYKLYQNFPNPFNPSTRIRFEIAERQQVDVVIYDIRGFKVRTLSKKTFDPGFHVINWDGTDDLGQLVSSGVYMYRVKAGDFIDHKKMTLVR